One window of Phycisphaeraceae bacterium genomic DNA carries:
- a CDS encoding acetolactate synthase codes for MAEAAVPLETGRDFAPPTVTQFSVFLANRVGRLFDLVEAFEHKGSDICALSVHEASDHAVVRLVTNNADIARRILKDLQLPYSDRDVLVVEMTHNNTLSSLCLSLLAAELNIHFAYPLMRRPNGTPTIALAVDDITLAGQILRRKMFRLLGEADLPKTR; via the coding sequence CGCGACTTTGCGCCACCCACTGTGACGCAGTTCAGCGTGTTTCTCGCGAATCGTGTGGGCAGACTGTTCGATCTGGTCGAAGCCTTCGAGCATAAGGGATCTGACATCTGCGCGCTCAGTGTGCATGAGGCATCGGATCACGCTGTTGTCCGTCTGGTGACGAACAACGCGGATATTGCACGTCGAATTCTGAAGGATCTCCAGCTCCCGTACTCCGATCGTGACGTATTGGTTGTCGAGATGACACACAACAACACCCTGTCGAGCTTGTGTCTTTCACTTCTTGCTGCTGAGTTGAACATCCACTTTGCGTACCCGCTGATGCGCCGACCCAACGGTACTCCGACGATCGCGCTTGCCGTGGATGACATCACACTGGCGGGCCAGATCCTTCGCCGAAAGATGTTCCGACTCCTCGGCGAAGCAGACCTGCCGAAGACACGGTGA